A portion of the Corynebacterium rouxii genome contains these proteins:
- a CDS encoding M18 family aminopeptidase, with amino-acid sequence MAWELVSFIANSPSSFHAAQQGAQLLQEAEFHEVDESGDWDSTPGGHFMIRGAALMAWYIPASADTSSGFRIIGAHNDSPGFKLKYHPNLVSAGWQQASVEVYGSPILASWFDRELVLAGRIGLIDGSSRTVATAPVLRIPHLAIHLDRDANTSLSIDRQRHTQPIFAVGEPDLSIMDVIATAAGVNKEEIISHDLITADAQPGEIFGATSDFLAAGRLDNLSSVFPGLKAFVEAAEDNVLGRAPMKDILVFAAFDHEEVGSATTTGAAGPILEDVLTRTAAGLGADAEKTKQMITRSTCISADAAHSIHPNYAHQHDPLNHPVMGGGPALKINANQRYASNTETEAMWMRASMKAGSNHQVFVGNNSVPCGSTIGPITATRLGIPTVDVGVPLLSMHSARELASITDIYWLSRCLHAYLVG; translated from the coding sequence ATGGCTTGGGAACTAGTTAGTTTCATCGCTAATTCCCCTAGTTCTTTTCATGCTGCTCAACAAGGCGCACAGTTGCTACAAGAAGCAGAATTTCATGAGGTAGATGAATCAGGCGATTGGGACAGCACCCCAGGCGGTCATTTTATGATTCGCGGTGCGGCACTGATGGCATGGTATATCCCGGCATCAGCTGATACTTCGTCGGGCTTTAGGATCATCGGTGCACATAACGATTCACCTGGTTTTAAGCTGAAATATCACCCTAATCTTGTGTCTGCGGGATGGCAACAAGCATCAGTAGAGGTCTATGGTAGCCCTATTTTAGCTTCATGGTTCGATCGTGAACTAGTTTTAGCCGGTCGAATCGGGCTTATCGACGGCTCCTCACGCACTGTCGCTACTGCTCCTGTACTAAGAATTCCGCACCTTGCTATTCATTTAGACCGAGACGCAAACACGTCGTTATCCATTGATCGTCAGCGTCATACCCAACCGATATTTGCCGTTGGCGAACCAGATTTGTCCATTATGGATGTAATCGCAACGGCAGCAGGCGTTAACAAAGAAGAGATTATTTCGCATGATTTGATTACGGCAGATGCCCAACCTGGTGAAATTTTTGGAGCAACCTCGGATTTTCTTGCTGCAGGACGATTGGATAATCTTTCCAGCGTATTTCCTGGACTTAAAGCATTTGTGGAGGCAGCTGAAGATAATGTACTCGGCCGTGCACCGATGAAGGACATTCTTGTTTTCGCCGCTTTTGACCATGAGGAAGTTGGGAGTGCCACAACAACTGGGGCTGCCGGACCTATTTTAGAAGACGTCCTAACCAGAACAGCTGCTGGATTAGGTGCAGACGCTGAAAAAACCAAGCAAATGATCACACGCTCCACATGTATTTCGGCAGATGCAGCTCACTCAATTCACCCAAATTATGCGCATCAACACGATCCATTAAATCATCCTGTTATGGGTGGTGGTCCTGCATTGAAAATCAATGCGAACCAACGATATGCATCCAATACTGAAACAGAAGCTATGTGGATGCGCGCTAGCATGAAAGCTGGGAGTAATCATCAAGTCTTCGTGGGAAATAACAGCGTCCCATGCGGTTCGACTATTGGCCCTATAACGGCAACTCGGCTGGGTATTCCTACTGTAGACGTCGGTGTTCCGTTGCTCTCCATGCACTCTGCTCGAGAATTAGCCAGCATTACAGACATCTATTGGCTATCACGGTGTCTGCATGCGTATCTGGTAGGTTAA
- a CDS encoding RecB family exonuclease, which produces MTTSTSSASPLALSPSRANDYQQCPLLYRFRAIDRLPEPKTIAQVKGTLVHAVLEEMHGWSRNERLFPAAVKRLKPHWALMCSKDSELVSLVPEEDTYDFLVECRSLLRGYFEMENPQGFDALACEMYVNATLPNGVPVRGFIDRVDKAPTGEIRVVDYKTGKKPIPRFSQQAQFQMRFYALVYWRIYGRIPDQLRLMYLKVADSMFLTPSREELEYFERDIQELWEKIVTDGQTGQFRPKTSKLCGWCSFQNLCPAFDGTPPAYPGWPGIADAPQCSTVNTSKGLTG; this is translated from the coding sequence ATGACAACCTCAACTTCTTCCGCTTCTCCCCTCGCATTATCGCCTTCTCGTGCTAATGATTATCAGCAATGCCCATTGCTGTACCGCTTTCGTGCCATTGACAGACTTCCAGAGCCCAAAACCATAGCCCAAGTCAAAGGCACCCTCGTACATGCCGTGCTTGAAGAAATGCATGGTTGGTCTCGAAATGAGCGACTTTTCCCAGCTGCAGTCAAACGATTGAAACCCCATTGGGCATTAATGTGCAGCAAAGATTCTGAATTAGTTTCGCTGGTGCCAGAAGAAGATACTTATGATTTTCTCGTAGAATGCCGCTCCCTTCTTCGAGGATACTTTGAGATGGAAAACCCTCAAGGATTCGATGCACTGGCATGTGAAATGTACGTCAATGCGACATTGCCTAACGGAGTACCTGTCAGAGGATTCATCGACCGAGTTGATAAAGCTCCGACGGGTGAAATTCGCGTCGTGGACTATAAAACGGGTAAAAAGCCAATTCCTCGTTTTAGCCAGCAAGCTCAATTCCAAATGCGCTTTTATGCTCTGGTGTATTGGCGAATCTACGGACGTATCCCAGATCAGTTGCGGTTGATGTATCTCAAAGTCGCCGACTCGATGTTTCTTACTCCATCACGCGAAGAACTCGAATATTTCGAACGTGATATCCAAGAACTATGGGAGAAAATTGTCACTGACGGACAAACCGGTCAGTTTCGCCCCAAAACTTCGAAACTCTGTGGCTGGTGTTCATTTCAGAACCTTTGCCCAGCTTTTGACGGAACACCGCCAGCCTATCCAGGTTGGCCAGGCATAGCTGATGCTCCTCAGTGTTCCACTGTCAATACCTCAAAGGGTTTGACAGGCTAA
- a CDS encoding HigA family addiction module antitoxin — MSSAHAPFNPVPRHPGKVLENEYLVPQKISHYDLAKQLHVTETSLDHFIAGETDIDDVLAFGLAHVFRESPELWIRRQQDWDTFLEQER; from the coding sequence ATGTCGAGTGCACACGCTCCGTTCAATCCAGTGCCCCGCCATCCTGGCAAGGTGCTGGAGAACGAGTACCTTGTGCCACAAAAGATCTCACATTATGATCTTGCCAAACAACTACATGTTACAGAAACCTCTCTCGATCACTTCATTGCGGGAGAAACCGACATAGATGATGTTTTGGCTTTCGGTCTTGCTCATGTTTTTAGAGAGTCACCAGAATTATGGATTCGCAGACAACAAGATTGGGATACTTTTTTAGAGCAAGAGCGCTAG
- a CDS encoding formate--tetrahydrofolate ligase, with protein sequence MPTDVEIAQAHTLEPITDIANRAGVPSDALIPYGFTKAKIDINRIPRESTGKLVLVTGISPTPAGEGKSTVLIGLSDAMRLRGHNSIVAIREPSLGPVMGIKGGAAGGGYSQIVPMEDINLHFTGDFHAITAANNTLAAMIDNHIHQGNALGIDVRRITWQRCLDVNDRSLRKVVTGLGGKAHGVPTETGFTITAASEIMAILCLAADLTDLEARLARIVVGQTFSGEPVTVGQLNAQGALAALLRDAINPNLVQTLGGTPALCHGGPFANIAHGCNSLIATKIALSLGDVVLTEAGFGSDLGAEKFFDIKSRVGNLNVAATVVVATVRSLKYNAGVPKDELTTENLGALASGVVNLERHVENIRAFGIEPIVALNKFASDTDAEINQLKAWAETMSVQLIPVEVWAHGGRGALELADAVAVSMQNQTSHHLYDPEQGIEASLLTIAQKIYGAADVELSKQARQDLAYLQENGWDRLPVCISKTQYSFSDDPSQLGRPEGHTLHVRNLLPRIGAGFIVALTGDVMTMPGLPKKPAAENIGVENGEIKGLF encoded by the coding sequence ATGCCGACGGACGTTGAAATTGCCCAAGCTCACACCCTCGAGCCCATCACTGACATTGCCAATCGAGCTGGAGTACCTTCCGATGCTCTGATTCCTTATGGCTTTACAAAAGCGAAAATAGATATCAATCGGATTCCCCGCGAGAGCACTGGAAAACTCGTGCTCGTGACAGGAATTTCTCCGACCCCAGCCGGCGAGGGCAAATCGACTGTCCTCATTGGCCTTTCGGACGCAATGCGATTACGCGGCCATAATTCTATTGTTGCCATTCGGGAACCTTCTCTAGGCCCTGTAATGGGAATTAAGGGCGGAGCCGCAGGTGGTGGATATTCGCAGATCGTTCCTATGGAAGATATCAATCTGCATTTCACCGGAGACTTTCACGCAATCACAGCAGCCAACAACACACTGGCAGCCATGATTGATAATCATATTCACCAAGGAAATGCTCTTGGAATTGATGTCCGCAGGATTACTTGGCAACGGTGCCTTGATGTAAATGACCGCTCTTTACGCAAAGTCGTCACTGGCTTAGGCGGCAAAGCACATGGAGTACCAACTGAAACAGGATTCACGATTACAGCCGCGAGCGAAATCATGGCAATCCTATGTCTGGCAGCAGATCTCACAGATTTGGAAGCACGCTTGGCACGCATTGTCGTCGGCCAGACATTCAGCGGTGAACCTGTTACCGTTGGTCAACTTAATGCGCAAGGAGCACTTGCAGCATTGCTCCGTGATGCAATCAATCCGAATTTAGTGCAAACATTGGGTGGAACCCCAGCGTTGTGCCACGGTGGACCATTCGCAAATATTGCCCATGGTTGTAACTCTCTTATCGCTACAAAAATAGCGCTGTCGCTCGGTGATGTTGTACTGACGGAAGCTGGATTTGGGTCCGATCTTGGTGCTGAAAAGTTCTTTGATATCAAGTCGCGTGTGGGCAACCTCAATGTAGCTGCAACCGTAGTTGTCGCCACGGTAAGGTCCCTCAAATACAACGCCGGCGTTCCTAAAGATGAGCTCACAACCGAAAACCTTGGCGCTCTTGCATCTGGAGTCGTCAATCTCGAACGGCACGTTGAAAATATTCGCGCGTTTGGTATCGAACCAATTGTTGCGCTGAATAAATTTGCCTCGGACACTGATGCAGAAATCAATCAGCTCAAAGCTTGGGCTGAAACCATGTCGGTTCAATTGATTCCGGTCGAAGTTTGGGCTCATGGTGGGCGAGGGGCGTTGGAACTTGCCGACGCAGTCGCAGTCTCGATGCAAAATCAAACTTCGCATCACCTTTATGACCCCGAACAGGGAATTGAAGCATCACTTCTCACAATTGCGCAAAAAATCTACGGCGCGGCAGATGTTGAGTTGTCTAAGCAAGCGCGTCAAGATCTGGCTTATTTGCAAGAAAATGGATGGGATCGCTTGCCGGTATGTATTTCCAAGACGCAATATTCGTTTAGTGATGATCCATCTCAGCTAGGGCGCCCGGAAGGACATACTCTTCACGTTCGCAATTTATTGCCACGAATCGGTGCAGGATTTATCGTTGCCCTTACCGGCGATGTTATGACCATGCCTGGGCTTCCGAAAAAACCAGCCGCCGAAAATATCGGAGTTGAAAACGGTGAAATTAAAGGCCTTTTCTAA
- the aspA gene encoding aspartate ammonia-lyase, which yields MASQAKNTKGSKNVEVTNDVLDGKTEGTAEKVNDAPIAADVTTKHATKKAAPGFRIEEDLLGEMEVPDDVYYGVHTLRAIDNYKISSTTINDVPEFIRGMVQVKKATALANRRLHTLPKDKCDAIVWACDQILDHGRCMDQFPIDVFQGGAGTSVNMNTNEVIANLALEHLGKPKGSYDIINPNDDVNMSQSTNDAYPTGFRLGVYEAMQELITRIDDLQFAFHAKGDEFTDILKMGRTQLQDAVPMTLGEEFQAFAHNLAEEQGVLRMASDRLKEVNLGATAIGTGLNTPAGYRYQVVAALSECTGLEIKSARDLIEATSDTGAYVLAHAAVKRTAMKLSKICNDLRLLSSGPRAGLNEINLPARAAGSSIMPAKVNPVIPEVVNQVCFKVFGNDLTVTMAAEAGQLQLNVMEPVIGQALFESIRILGNAAVTLQHKCVEGITANADVCRAYVDNSIGIVTYLNPFIGHHMGDVIGKEAAETGKSVRELVLEKGLMDEETLNQILSKENLMHPSFRGTLYLDN from the coding sequence ATGGCTTCCCAAGCTAAAAACACAAAGGGCTCGAAAAACGTCGAGGTAACCAATGATGTTCTCGACGGAAAAACCGAAGGCACCGCAGAGAAAGTAAACGATGCTCCCATTGCGGCAGACGTAACGACAAAACACGCCACTAAGAAAGCTGCACCAGGCTTCCGTATCGAAGAAGATCTCTTGGGGGAGATGGAAGTTCCAGACGACGTTTATTATGGCGTCCATACTCTTCGTGCCATCGACAATTACAAGATTTCTAGCACCACAATTAATGATGTGCCAGAGTTCATTCGTGGCATGGTTCAGGTTAAGAAGGCTACCGCGCTTGCCAACCGCCGTCTCCACACGCTGCCGAAAGACAAGTGCGATGCCATTGTATGGGCTTGCGATCAAATCTTGGATCACGGTCGTTGCATGGATCAGTTCCCAATCGATGTGTTCCAAGGAGGCGCTGGCACAAGCGTCAACATGAACACTAATGAGGTTATTGCCAACCTAGCACTGGAGCATCTGGGCAAGCCCAAGGGATCCTACGACATCATTAACCCCAATGATGACGTCAACATGAGCCAATCAACTAATGATGCCTACCCAACAGGATTCCGTTTGGGCGTCTATGAAGCTATGCAGGAACTGATCACTCGTATTGACGATCTACAGTTTGCATTCCATGCCAAAGGCGATGAGTTCACCGATATTCTGAAGATGGGTCGCACACAGCTCCAAGATGCTGTGCCTATGACTTTAGGTGAGGAATTCCAAGCATTTGCTCACAACTTGGCTGAGGAGCAAGGCGTTCTGCGTATGGCCTCCGACCGGCTCAAGGAAGTTAACTTGGGCGCAACTGCCATCGGCACCGGCTTGAACACTCCAGCGGGTTACCGTTATCAGGTTGTAGCCGCATTGTCTGAGTGCACCGGCTTGGAAATTAAGTCTGCACGCGATCTTATTGAAGCTACTTCAGACACCGGTGCGTATGTCCTCGCTCATGCAGCTGTTAAGCGTACCGCAATGAAGCTCTCTAAGATCTGCAATGACCTACGACTGCTAAGCTCCGGACCACGCGCAGGTCTCAACGAGATTAATCTTCCCGCCCGAGCTGCAGGTTCATCAATCATGCCTGCAAAGGTCAACCCTGTTATCCCTGAGGTTGTTAATCAAGTTTGCTTCAAGGTTTTTGGTAACGATCTTACCGTTACCATGGCAGCAGAAGCTGGCCAGCTCCAGCTCAATGTGATGGAACCTGTTATCGGCCAAGCCCTGTTTGAGTCGATTCGAATTCTTGGTAATGCCGCAGTTACCCTTCAGCACAAGTGCGTTGAAGGCATCACTGCAAATGCTGACGTATGCCGCGCCTACGTAGATAATTCCATTGGTATCGTCACCTATCTCAACCCTTTCATCGGTCACCATATGGGTGACGTGATTGGTAAGGAAGCTGCTGAGACCGGCAAGTCCGTACGTGAGCTTGTGTTAGAAAAGGGACTCATGGATGAAGAGACGTTGAACCAAATCCTGTCCAAGGAAAATCTAATGCATCCTTCCTTTCGTGGAACCCTCTACCTAGATAACTAG
- a CDS encoding anaerobic C4-dicarboxylate transporter, whose product MVFVHILIVLAAIVLGARLGSIAIGFAGGIGVLLLGATGVPVTKEDIPFDVIGIIMAVIAAISAMQRAGGMDYLVHLAERALRKNPKHITYVAPVVTYLMTLFAGTGHTAFSTLPVIVEVSKESGVRPSRPLSVAVPASQMAITASPISAAVVFLASALEPLGVGYLSLLAIVIPATFLAIFPTAWLCNRLGKDLYDDPVYQQRLADGLVAAPGKKQSYVPTSAAKLSVGIFLVAIIAVMVYATLISDQVGLITDPALPRNEAIMSMMLTAATITVMACKIPAGDILNTQVFRSGMSACVCVLGVAWLGTTLINHYIEGIKGFSGDILERSPWMLAVVLFVAAALLYSQAATAKALIPAALAIGVSPLTVIASFAAVSALFVLPTYPTLLAAVEMDDTGSTRIGKAVFNHPFLIPGTVGIAISVALGFLFGGLIL is encoded by the coding sequence GTGGTTTTCGTCCACATTCTCATCGTACTCGCCGCAATTGTCCTCGGTGCGCGACTCGGCTCAATTGCTATCGGTTTTGCCGGTGGCATCGGAGTCCTTCTTCTCGGCGCCACTGGGGTGCCGGTAACAAAGGAAGACATTCCCTTCGATGTTATTGGTATCATCATGGCGGTTATTGCAGCGATTTCTGCTATGCAGCGTGCCGGTGGCATGGATTACTTGGTGCATTTAGCTGAGCGTGCTTTGCGTAAGAATCCTAAGCACATTACCTATGTCGCGCCTGTGGTTACCTACCTAATGACCTTGTTTGCGGGAACAGGGCATACAGCGTTTTCAACGCTTCCGGTGATCGTGGAAGTTTCTAAAGAATCTGGAGTGCGTCCTTCGCGACCACTTTCAGTTGCCGTTCCAGCATCTCAAATGGCGATTACAGCATCTCCAATTTCTGCAGCAGTCGTCTTTTTGGCCTCCGCGCTGGAGCCTTTGGGGGTAGGGTACCTGTCCCTTTTAGCAATCGTTATCCCTGCAACTTTTCTTGCTATCTTCCCGACTGCTTGGCTATGCAATCGTCTTGGAAAAGACCTATATGATGATCCGGTTTATCAACAGCGCCTTGCTGATGGCCTCGTTGCCGCCCCTGGCAAGAAACAGTCATATGTTCCAACAAGTGCAGCCAAGCTTTCGGTGGGAATTTTCCTCGTAGCCATTATTGCCGTTATGGTGTACGCCACATTGATTTCCGATCAAGTAGGACTAATTACGGATCCTGCGTTGCCTCGTAACGAAGCGATTATGTCTATGATGCTCACCGCAGCGACAATCACCGTTATGGCTTGCAAGATCCCAGCCGGCGATATTTTGAATACTCAGGTATTCCGCTCCGGAATGTCCGCGTGTGTCTGTGTTCTTGGCGTCGCATGGTTGGGAACAACCTTGATCAACCACTATATCGAAGGAATTAAGGGGTTCTCGGGTGACATTCTCGAACGCTCACCTTGGATGCTTGCGGTTGTTCTCTTCGTTGCTGCTGCACTGCTCTATTCGCAGGCTGCAACCGCTAAGGCGTTAATACCCGCTGCACTGGCTATCGGCGTCTCCCCATTGACTGTCATTGCCTCGTTTGCCGCTGTATCAGCTCTATTCGTCCTACCAACGTACCCAACCCTATTGGCTGCGGTTGAGATGGACGATACAGGTTCGACAAGAATCGGTAAAGCAGTGTTTAACCACCCATTCCTCATTCCTGGAACTGTTGGTATCGCGATATCCGTGGCATTGGGATTCCTATTTGGCGGGCTTATTCTCTAA
- the hisG gene encoding ATP phosphoribosyltransferase, protein MLKIAIPNKGSLSEAAVEILAEAGYAGRGESKTLNVYDKTNDVEFFFLRPKDIAIYVAGGQLDLGITGRDLATDSHANVEEVMSLGFGNSSFRYAAPAGQKWTVEMLEGKRIATSYPNLVRDDLQARGINATVIRLDGAVEISIKLGVADVIADVVSTGRTLRKQGLAAFGDVICQSEAVIVGQKENTVDNEQKVFLRRIEGILHAQNYLMLDYNIDRVNLAASEKITPGISGPTVSPLARENWVAVRAMVPRKEANHIMDQLSELGAQAILASEIRIARL, encoded by the coding sequence ATGCTGAAAATTGCTATCCCAAATAAAGGTTCTTTGTCTGAGGCTGCAGTAGAGATTCTCGCCGAGGCGGGTTATGCCGGCCGAGGCGAGTCTAAGACTCTCAATGTTTATGACAAAACGAATGACGTAGAATTCTTTTTTCTTCGTCCTAAAGACATCGCGATTTATGTTGCTGGGGGGCAACTTGACCTCGGCATCACTGGTCGCGATCTCGCTACCGATTCCCATGCAAACGTTGAAGAAGTGATGAGTCTCGGATTTGGCAATTCATCCTTTAGATATGCAGCTCCTGCAGGTCAAAAATGGACTGTTGAGATGCTCGAAGGCAAGCGCATCGCAACCTCATACCCCAATTTAGTTCGGGATGATTTGCAAGCACGTGGCATTAACGCAACTGTTATTCGACTTGATGGCGCTGTGGAAATCTCGATTAAACTTGGCGTAGCGGATGTCATCGCTGACGTAGTTTCAACAGGCCGTACACTGCGCAAACAAGGTCTCGCTGCTTTCGGCGACGTGATTTGCCAATCCGAAGCCGTTATTGTCGGTCAAAAAGAAAATACGGTTGACAATGAGCAAAAGGTTTTCCTTCGTCGCATCGAGGGCATCCTGCATGCTCAAAATTACCTCATGCTCGATTACAACATTGATCGGGTTAATCTTGCCGCTTCTGAAAAAATCACGCCAGGCATTTCAGGCCCCACCGTCTCACCACTGGCCCGTGAAAATTGGGTAGCGGTGCGGGCAATGGTGCCACGGAAAGAAGCCAACCACATCATGGACCAACTTTCTGAGTTAGGTGCTCAAGCGATTTTGGCTTCTGAAATTCGTATTGCACGCTTGTAG
- a CDS encoding phosphoribosyl-ATP diphosphatase: MKNFDTLYHELAERAEKRPEGSGTVAALDSGLHSLGKKVIEEAGEVWLAAEYQSDAELAEEISQLMYWAQVIMIKRGLTPEDIYKYL; this comes from the coding sequence GTGAAAAATTTCGATACCCTTTACCATGAACTTGCCGAACGAGCAGAAAAGCGACCTGAAGGCTCCGGCACGGTTGCTGCTTTAGACTCGGGCCTCCACTCTTTAGGTAAGAAAGTGATCGAAGAGGCCGGTGAAGTATGGCTTGCCGCCGAATATCAAAGCGATGCAGAACTCGCTGAAGAGATCTCACAACTTATGTACTGGGCACAAGTCATCATGATCAAACGTGGCCTGACTCCGGAAGATATTTATAAATATCTTTAA
- a CDS encoding HAD family hydrolase, whose amino-acid sequence MLRGILWDMDGTLVDSEGIWAQATFAMSAAMGKRLTAVQQQETVGSSFDFTVSLCASNAGIKLDSEAKNSWRSFMSDYVTEKFDSSLMPNPGIKELLESCRNAEIPMAIATNTIRSIANHSIRAVGIEYFKATVCGDEVANPKPAPDMYLKGAQALGVPPEGCIVFEDSKSGMLGGLAAGCTVVSIVDHLNDQPLPEGVVPLSQLHGTADFRGVSAEEIMQWYATLSPNAQ is encoded by the coding sequence ATGCTTCGCGGAATTTTATGGGATATGGACGGCACTCTTGTCGATTCTGAAGGAATTTGGGCTCAAGCCACTTTTGCAATGAGTGCGGCAATGGGTAAACGCCTAACAGCAGTGCAGCAGCAGGAAACTGTTGGCTCTAGCTTTGATTTCACTGTTAGTCTTTGTGCCAGTAACGCTGGAATCAAATTGGATTCTGAAGCCAAAAACTCCTGGCGATCGTTTATGTCAGATTACGTCACGGAAAAATTCGATAGTTCCCTTATGCCCAATCCTGGAATTAAAGAACTACTTGAGTCATGCCGAAATGCTGAGATTCCCATGGCGATTGCAACAAACACCATTCGGTCAATCGCAAATCACTCCATACGAGCAGTGGGGATCGAATACTTTAAGGCGACGGTGTGCGGCGATGAAGTCGCTAATCCAAAACCTGCTCCTGATATGTATCTTAAAGGGGCGCAAGCACTGGGAGTGCCTCCAGAAGGGTGCATTGTCTTTGAAGATTCAAAGAGTGGAATGCTCGGTGGATTAGCAGCCGGCTGCACCGTAGTCTCTATTGTTGATCACTTGAATGACCAGCCATTACCCGAAGGCGTTGTTCCGTTATCACAGCTACACGGAACTGCAGATTTTCGTGGTGTATCTGCCGAAGAAATTATGCAATGGTACGCAACTTTGTCACCGAATGCTCAATAG